Proteins encoded within one genomic window of Actinoplanes octamycinicus:
- the ppc gene encoding phosphoenolpyruvate carboxylase, with protein sequence MTEQPAHLDEREGPDAELRADIRRIGTLLGQTLARQEGRPLLDLVEEIRALVRQDAPAAAERLAAMDITTGTKLARAFSTYFHLANITEQVHRARDLRRRRAKEGGWLDQAAKRIAEQGVPADEIAAAARRLAVRPVFTAHPTEAARRSILSKLRQVADSLDAESAAAVLYGDTDTTVSTKRFAELIDLLWQTDELRLDRPDPLDEARNAVYYLKDLYAEAAPQVLDDLAETLRRLGVETAPTSRPLTFGSWIGGDRDGNPFVTPAVTRDVLLIQHEHGIQAAEKVMDKLIEELSVSRRLRGVSLDLSASLAQDLDNLPEVAPRFRRVNAEEPYRLKVRAIKAKLANTRARLQHGTPHVAGRDYLGSDELIADLELMRASLARNSGQLSAVGVVATAIRQVSAFGLQLATLDVREHAEKHHEVLQQMYTQVGEVEDYATLDRTERTKLLATELTGRRPLSSADTPLTDSARKTFDVFHTIRDAQDRFGMDVIETYIISMTLGVDDVLAAAVLAREAGLIDIQTGRARVNIVPLLETPAELDAGGDLLDEMLSLPAYREIVRARGDLQEVMLGYSDSNKEAGITTSQWRIHKAQRSLRDVAARHGVRLRLFHGRGGTVGRGGGPTHEAILAQPYGTLDGAIKVTEQGEVISDKYTVPALARENLELTTAAVLQATLLHTTLSVDPSRLEVWDATMDTASDAAFRAYRALVENPDLPAYFWAATPTELLGALNIGSRPAKRPNADAGLGGLRAIPWVFGWTQTRQIVPGWFGVGSGLAAARAAGLGDVLDEMHENWQFFRTFLSNVAMMLAKTDLSIARRYVETLVPAELHPIFATIEAEYQRTVDEVLAITGEPQILAAQPELSRTLGVRDTYLEPLHHLQVALLRQYRDLGEAGRQLPTAPGVRRGPSDSTALERALLTTVNGIAAGMRNTG encoded by the coding sequence ATGACAGAGCAGCCTGCCCATCTCGACGAGCGAGAGGGGCCCGACGCGGAGCTACGTGCCGACATCCGCCGGATCGGCACGTTGCTCGGGCAGACCCTGGCCCGCCAGGAGGGCCGTCCCCTGCTCGACCTGGTCGAGGAGATCCGCGCCCTGGTCCGGCAGGACGCGCCGGCGGCCGCCGAGCGGCTCGCCGCGATGGACATCACCACCGGCACCAAACTGGCCCGTGCCTTCTCCACCTACTTCCACCTGGCCAACATCACCGAGCAGGTGCACCGCGCCCGGGACCTGCGGCGCCGCCGCGCCAAGGAGGGCGGCTGGCTGGACCAGGCGGCCAAGCGGATCGCCGAGCAGGGCGTCCCGGCCGACGAGATCGCCGCGGCCGCCCGCCGGCTCGCGGTCCGCCCGGTCTTCACCGCGCACCCGACCGAGGCCGCCCGCCGTTCGATCCTGAGCAAGCTGCGCCAGGTCGCCGACTCGCTGGACGCCGAGTCGGCCGCCGCGGTGCTCTACGGCGACACCGACACCACGGTCTCCACCAAGCGGTTCGCCGAGCTGATCGACCTGCTCTGGCAGACCGACGAGCTGCGGCTGGACCGGCCGGACCCGCTGGACGAGGCGCGCAACGCGGTCTACTACCTCAAGGACCTCTACGCCGAGGCCGCCCCGCAGGTGCTCGACGACCTGGCCGAGACGCTGCGCCGGCTGGGCGTGGAGACCGCGCCGACGTCCCGCCCGCTGACCTTCGGCTCGTGGATCGGCGGCGACCGGGACGGCAACCCGTTCGTCACCCCGGCGGTCACCCGGGACGTGCTGCTCATCCAGCACGAGCACGGCATCCAGGCCGCCGAGAAGGTGATGGACAAGCTGATCGAGGAGCTGTCCGTCTCCCGCCGGCTGCGCGGGGTGTCCCTCGACCTCTCCGCCAGCCTGGCCCAGGACCTGGACAACCTGCCCGAGGTGGCGCCGCGGTTCCGCCGGGTCAACGCCGAGGAGCCGTACCGGCTGAAGGTCCGCGCGATCAAGGCGAAGCTGGCCAACACCCGGGCCCGGCTGCAGCACGGCACCCCGCACGTGGCCGGCCGGGACTACCTGGGCAGCGACGAGCTGATCGCCGACCTGGAGCTGATGCGCGCGTCGCTGGCCCGCAACTCCGGCCAGCTCTCCGCGGTCGGCGTGGTGGCCACCGCGATCCGCCAGGTGTCCGCCTTCGGCCTGCAGCTGGCCACGCTCGACGTGCGCGAGCACGCGGAGAAGCACCACGAGGTGCTGCAGCAGATGTACACCCAGGTCGGCGAGGTCGAGGACTACGCCACCCTGGACCGCACCGAGCGGACCAAGCTGCTCGCCACCGAGTTGACCGGGCGCCGGCCGCTGTCCAGCGCGGACACCCCGCTGACCGACTCGGCGCGGAAGACCTTCGACGTCTTCCACACGATCCGGGACGCGCAGGACCGGTTCGGCATGGACGTCATCGAGACCTACATCATCTCGATGACCCTGGGCGTCGACGACGTGCTCGCCGCGGCGGTGCTGGCCCGCGAGGCCGGCCTGATCGACATCCAGACCGGGCGGGCCCGGGTCAACATCGTGCCGCTCCTGGAGACCCCGGCCGAGCTGGACGCGGGCGGCGACCTGCTGGACGAGATGCTGTCCCTGCCGGCCTACCGGGAGATCGTCCGCGCGCGCGGCGACCTGCAGGAGGTCATGCTCGGCTACTCGGACTCCAACAAGGAGGCCGGGATCACCACCAGCCAGTGGCGGATCCACAAGGCGCAGCGCTCGCTGCGGGACGTGGCCGCCCGGCACGGGGTCCGGCTGCGGCTCTTCCACGGCCGCGGCGGCACCGTCGGCCGCGGTGGCGGCCCGACCCACGAGGCGATCCTGGCGCAGCCCTACGGCACGCTGGACGGCGCGATCAAGGTGACCGAGCAGGGCGAGGTGATCTCCGACAAGTACACCGTGCCCGCCCTGGCCCGGGAGAACCTGGAGCTCACCACGGCGGCGGTGCTGCAGGCCACGCTGCTGCACACCACGCTCTCGGTCGACCCGAGCCGGCTCGAGGTGTGGGACGCCACCATGGACACCGCCTCGGACGCGGCGTTCCGGGCGTACCGCGCGCTGGTGGAAAATCCGGATCTGCCGGCCTACTTCTGGGCGGCCACCCCGACCGAGCTGCTCGGCGCGCTGAACATCGGCTCCCGCCCGGCCAAGCGGCCGAACGCGGACGCCGGCCTGGGCGGTCTGCGGGCCATCCCGTGGGTGTTCGGCTGGACCCAGACCCGGCAGATCGTGCCCGGCTGGTTCGGCGTCGGCTCCGGCCTGGCCGCGGCCCGCGCCGCCGGCCTCGGTGACGTGCTCGACGAGATGCACGAGAACTGGCAGTTCTTCCGCACGTTCCTGTCGAACGTGGCGATGATGCTGGCCAAGACCGACCTGTCGATCGCCCGCCGCTATGTCGAGACGCTGGTCCCGGCCGAGCTGCACCCGATCTTCGCCACCATCGAGGCGGAGTACCAGCGGACCGTCGACGAGGTCCTGGCGATCACCGGCGAGCCGCAGATCCTGGCGGCCCAGCCGGAGCTGTCCCGCACGCTGGGAGTCCGCGACACCTACCTGGAGCCGCTGCACCACCTGCAGGTGGCGCTGCTCCGCCAGTACCGCGACCTGGGCGAGGCCGGCCGCCAGCTGCCGACCGCGCCGGGCGTCCGCCGCGGGCCGTCGGATTCGACGGCCCTGGAGCGCGCCCTGCTCACCACGGTCAACGGCATCGCTGCCGGCATGCGCAACACCGGCTGA
- a CDS encoding hydrogenase maturation protein, which translates to MRVLLLVSAFNGLSQRVWCALRDAGHQVGVLIAENEEQIADGVRAADPELILCPYLKHRVPAGVWQRRRTVILHPGPVGDRGPSALDWAITEGARTWGVTALQAVQEFDAGPIWATRTFSLPAVPPRKSALYAGPVSDAALECALEVVAKAADPAFRPVPAENTPTQTPGARPRPPMRQADRAFDWGESTEAILRRIRAADGAPGVLTEVGGRSAYVYDAHPGVARGARPGTLLSRRQGAVLVATGDGSLWLGHLRTAEGGIKLPATMVLGARLRGVPHTPLGADQEPEAAHTYRQIRYRRSGPVGWLFFDFYNGAMAPGHCRRLLAGLRHAAAQDTRVLVLRGGTEAFSNGIHLNVIEAAPDPAGTAWANIRAINQVCREIVSCTRQVVVAAYAGSAGAGGAMLGLGADVVAARDGIVLNPYYDIGLFGSELHTFALPRRVGADRAQRLIDDKLPVSTAQAVRIGLVDEVGPRHPEAYAQWLGLLAERHADPRTVRKRRAAKARRLAAERVPLDVYETRELAEMSRDIYADRSGFAAARRAFVTKAGTGGTPRRLLLAGNLGPAIGTRPRTGNAGPGDRRAPVTVRPAVPVTA; encoded by the coding sequence GTGCGGGTCCTGCTGCTGGTCAGCGCTTTCAACGGCTTGAGCCAGCGGGTCTGGTGCGCGCTGCGCGACGCCGGGCACCAGGTCGGCGTGCTGATCGCGGAGAACGAGGAGCAGATCGCCGACGGGGTGCGCGCCGCCGACCCGGAGCTGATCCTCTGCCCGTACCTCAAGCACCGGGTGCCGGCCGGGGTCTGGCAGCGCCGGCGCACGGTGATCCTGCACCCCGGCCCGGTCGGCGACCGCGGCCCGTCCGCCCTGGACTGGGCGATCACCGAGGGCGCGCGGACCTGGGGGGTCACCGCCCTGCAGGCGGTCCAGGAGTTCGACGCCGGACCGATCTGGGCCACCCGGACCTTCTCGCTGCCGGCCGTCCCGCCGCGCAAGTCGGCGCTCTACGCCGGGCCGGTCTCGGACGCCGCGCTGGAGTGCGCGCTGGAGGTGGTGGCCAAGGCCGCCGACCCGGCGTTCCGCCCGGTGCCGGCGGAGAACACGCCGACCCAGACGCCCGGCGCCCGGCCCCGCCCGCCGATGCGGCAGGCCGACCGGGCGTTCGACTGGGGCGAGTCGACCGAGGCGATCCTGCGCCGGATCCGGGCCGCGGACGGGGCGCCCGGGGTGCTCACCGAGGTGGGCGGCCGGTCGGCGTACGTCTACGACGCGCACCCCGGGGTGGCCCGCGGCGCCCGGCCCGGCACGCTGCTCAGCCGCCGGCAGGGCGCGGTGCTGGTGGCCACCGGCGACGGGAGCCTGTGGCTCGGGCACCTGCGCACCGCGGAGGGCGGGATCAAGCTGCCGGCCACCATGGTGCTCGGCGCGCGGCTGCGCGGGGTGCCGCACACGCCGCTCGGGGCGGATCAGGAGCCGGAGGCGGCGCACACGTACCGGCAGATCCGCTACCGGCGCAGCGGCCCGGTCGGCTGGCTCTTCTTCGACTTCTACAACGGCGCGATGGCGCCCGGGCACTGCCGGCGGCTGCTGGCCGGACTGCGGCACGCGGCCGCCCAGGACACCCGGGTGCTGGTGCTGCGCGGCGGGACCGAGGCGTTCAGCAACGGCATCCACCTCAACGTGATCGAGGCGGCGCCGGACCCGGCCGGGACCGCGTGGGCGAACATCCGGGCGATCAACCAGGTGTGCCGGGAGATCGTCAGCTGCACCCGGCAGGTGGTGGTGGCCGCCTACGCCGGCAGCGCCGGGGCCGGCGGGGCGATGCTCGGGCTGGGCGCGGACGTGGTCGCGGCCCGGGACGGGATCGTGCTGAACCCGTACTACGACATCGGGCTGTTCGGCTCCGAGCTGCACACCTTCGCCCTGCCGCGCCGGGTCGGCGCGGACCGGGCGCAGCGGCTGATCGACGACAAGCTGCCGGTGAGCACCGCCCAGGCGGTCCGGATCGGCCTGGTCGACGAGGTCGGGCCGCGGCATCCGGAGGCCTACGCGCAGTGGCTCGGCCTGCTCGCCGAGCGGCACGCGGACCCGCGCACGGTCCGCAAGCGGCGGGCCGCGAAGGCCCGGCGGCTGGCCGCGGAGCGGGTGCCGCTGGACGTCTACGAGACCCGCGAGCTGGCCGAGATGAGCCGGGACATCTACGCCGACCGGTCCGGTTTCGCGGCGGCCCGGCGGGCGTTCGTGACCAAGGCCGGGACCGGTGGCACGCCGCGGAGGCTGCTGCTGGCCGGGAACCTGGGACCGGCGATCGGCACGCGGCCCCGCACCGGCAACGCCGGGCCGGGCGACCGGCGTGCCCCGGTGACGGTGCGGCCCGCCGTGCCGGTGACCGCCTGA
- the mfd gene encoding transcription-repair coupling factor — translation MQLAGLIPAALRDRGLARARDLARKGFVDSDAMDLTAPVSLRPFVVATVAGPADAGGAQRPVLAITATSREADDLADALGCLITPDRVAVYPSWETLPHERLSPRSDTVGKRLAVLRRLAHPGEEPLQVVVAPVRSLLQPQLKGLGDLEPVELVTGRGAELEEVARRLSDMAYARVDLVTKRGEFAVRGGILDVFPPTDEHPSRVEFWGDEVEEIRTFAVADQRTIDPVERLWAPPCRELLLTPAVRERAAQLAAQHPELAEILDKLSAGIPVEGMESLAPALLDGTDSMELLIDCMPAGTHVLLCDPERIRTRAHDLTRTSDEFLEASWAAAAVGGQAPIDVGAVAFRSLADVRAHAAVLKQPWWTISPFGLAVADEPAALPWEDAAPVEVTPDTGDAIALAAQPVPLYHGDTAKLAGDLSEWASAGWAIALVFEGKGTAQRATELLRDAGLGVTPVEAISNPIADGQLLVTCGGLNHGFVDAASRLAVITGNDISGGRGASTKDMRKMPARRRNTIDPLELKTGDFVVHEQHGIGRYIELVQRTVNGADREYLVIEYAAAKRGQPGDRLYVPTDQLDQLSRYVGGEQPTLHKMGGADWQKSKARAKKAVKEIAAQLIQLYAARQASKGHAFGPDTPWQRELEDAFPYTETPDQLAAIHEVKHDMELQTPMDRLICGDVGYGKTEIAVRAAFKAVQDGKQVAVLVPTTLLAQQHFNTFTERMSQFPVQIKQLSRFQTPKEAALTLEQAAEGTADIVIGTHRLLAKSTRFKNLGLIIVDEEQRFGVEHKEQLKALRASVDVLTMSATPIPRTLEMAITGIREMSTIATPPEERHPVLTYVGAYDDKQVAAAIHRELLRDGQVFYLHNRVESIDRAARKLRELVPEARVAVAHGQMSEEQLEKVMVGFWEKEFDVLVCTTIVESGIDIPNANTLILERADLLGLAQLHQIRGRVGRGRERAYAYFLYPRDKPLTEHAHERLATIAQHTELGAGMYVAMKDLEIRGAGNLLGGEQSGHIEGVGFDLYVRMVGEAVSAFKGERPEEEPEVKIDLPVDAHLPTEYIAVERLRLEMYRKLAEARDDARLEEVIAEMTDRYGEPPAPVVNLIAVARFRQLARAYGLTDVSMQGKHLRFAPLALPDSKQLRLKRYHPDSVYKPANDQVSVPRPSTRRVGGEPLRDQELLQWCAQLLKDVLGEAPAPARV, via the coding sequence ATGCAGCTCGCCGGTCTGATCCCAGCCGCCCTGCGCGACCGTGGCCTGGCCCGGGCGCGCGACCTGGCCCGCAAGGGCTTCGTCGACTCCGATGCGATGGACCTCACCGCGCCGGTCTCGCTGCGCCCGTTCGTGGTGGCCACGGTGGCCGGTCCGGCCGACGCCGGCGGCGCCCAGCGCCCGGTGCTCGCGATCACCGCGACCTCCCGGGAGGCCGACGACCTGGCCGACGCGCTGGGCTGCCTGATCACGCCGGACCGGGTGGCCGTCTACCCGTCCTGGGAGACGCTGCCGCACGAGCGGCTGTCCCCGCGCTCGGACACGGTCGGCAAGCGGCTGGCCGTGCTGCGCCGCCTGGCCCACCCGGGCGAGGAGCCGCTGCAGGTCGTCGTGGCGCCGGTCCGGTCGCTGCTCCAGCCGCAGCTCAAGGGCCTCGGCGACCTGGAGCCGGTGGAGCTGGTCACCGGCCGCGGGGCGGAGCTGGAGGAGGTCGCCCGGCGGCTGTCCGACATGGCCTACGCCCGGGTCGACCTGGTCACCAAGCGCGGCGAGTTCGCGGTCCGCGGCGGCATCCTGGACGTCTTCCCGCCCACCGACGAGCACCCGTCCCGGGTGGAGTTCTGGGGCGACGAGGTGGAGGAGATCCGCACCTTCGCGGTCGCCGACCAGCGGACCATCGACCCGGTCGAGCGGCTCTGGGCGCCGCCCTGCCGGGAGCTGCTGCTCACCCCGGCGGTCCGGGAGCGGGCCGCTCAGCTCGCCGCCCAGCACCCGGAGCTGGCCGAGATCCTGGACAAGCTCTCCGCCGGCATCCCGGTCGAGGGGATGGAGTCGCTGGCGCCGGCGCTGCTGGACGGCACCGACAGCATGGAGCTGCTGATCGACTGCATGCCGGCCGGGACGCACGTGCTGCTCTGCGACCCGGAGCGGATCCGGACCCGGGCGCACGACCTGACCCGCACCTCGGACGAGTTCCTGGAGGCGTCCTGGGCCGCGGCCGCGGTGGGCGGCCAGGCGCCGATCGACGTCGGCGCGGTCGCCTTCCGCAGCCTGGCCGATGTCCGGGCGCACGCGGCCGTCCTCAAGCAGCCGTGGTGGACGATCTCGCCGTTCGGGCTGGCCGTCGCCGACGAGCCGGCCGCTCTGCCGTGGGAGGACGCCGCGCCGGTCGAGGTCACCCCGGACACCGGTGATGCGATCGCCCTGGCGGCTCAGCCGGTCCCGCTCTATCACGGCGACACCGCGAAACTGGCGGGCGACCTGTCCGAGTGGGCGTCTGCCGGTTGGGCGATCGCCCTGGTCTTCGAGGGCAAGGGGACCGCGCAGCGGGCCACCGAGCTGCTCCGCGACGCCGGCCTCGGGGTCACCCCGGTCGAAGCGATCAGCAACCCGATCGCCGACGGCCAGCTGCTGGTCACCTGCGGGGGGCTGAACCACGGGTTCGTCGACGCCGCGTCCCGGCTCGCGGTGATCACCGGCAACGACATCTCCGGCGGCCGTGGCGCGTCCACCAAGGACATGCGCAAGATGCCGGCCCGCCGGCGCAACACGATCGACCCGCTCGAACTGAAGACCGGCGACTTCGTGGTGCACGAGCAGCACGGCATCGGGCGCTACATCGAGCTGGTCCAGCGCACCGTCAACGGCGCCGACCGGGAATACCTGGTGATCGAGTACGCCGCCGCCAAGCGCGGTCAGCCCGGCGACCGGCTCTACGTGCCCACCGACCAGCTCGACCAGCTTTCCCGCTACGTCGGCGGCGAGCAGCCCACGCTGCACAAGATGGGCGGTGCCGACTGGCAGAAGAGCAAGGCCCGAGCGAAGAAGGCGGTCAAGGAGATCGCCGCTCAGCTGATCCAGCTCTACGCCGCCCGGCAGGCCTCGAAAGGCCACGCGTTCGGACCGGACACGCCGTGGCAGCGGGAGCTGGAGGACGCGTTCCCGTACACCGAGACGCCGGACCAGCTGGCCGCCATCCACGAGGTCAAGCACGACATGGAGCTGCAGACCCCGATGGACCGGCTGATCTGCGGCGACGTCGGTTACGGCAAGACCGAGATCGCGGTGCGCGCCGCGTTCAAGGCGGTGCAGGACGGCAAGCAGGTGGCCGTGCTGGTGCCCACCACGCTGCTGGCCCAGCAGCACTTCAACACGTTCACCGAGCGGATGAGCCAGTTCCCGGTGCAGATCAAGCAGCTGTCCCGGTTCCAGACGCCGAAAGAGGCGGCGCTCACCCTGGAGCAGGCCGCCGAGGGCACCGCGGACATCGTGATCGGCACCCACCGGCTGCTGGCCAAGTCGACCCGGTTCAAGAACCTCGGCCTGATCATCGTGGACGAGGAGCAGCGGTTCGGCGTCGAGCACAAGGAGCAGCTCAAGGCGCTGCGCGCGTCGGTGGACGTGCTCACCATGTCGGCCACCCCGATCCCGCGGACCCTGGAGATGGCGATCACCGGCATCCGGGAGATGTCCACCATCGCCACCCCGCCGGAGGAGCGGCACCCGGTGCTGACCTACGTCGGGGCCTACGACGACAAGCAGGTCGCCGCCGCCATCCACCGCGAGCTGCTCCGCGACGGCCAGGTGTTCTACCTGCACAACCGGGTCGAGTCGATCGACCGGGCGGCCCGCAAGCTGCGCGAGCTGGTGCCCGAGGCCCGGGTCGCGGTGGCGCACGGCCAGATGAGCGAGGAGCAGTTGGAGAAGGTGATGGTCGGCTTCTGGGAGAAGGAGTTCGACGTCCTGGTCTGCACCACGATCGTCGAGTCCGGCATCGACATCCCGAACGCCAACACGCTGATCCTGGAGCGCGCCGACCTGCTCGGCCTGGCCCAGCTGCACCAGATCCGCGGCCGGGTCGGGCGGGGCCGGGAGCGGGCGTACGCGTACTTCCTCTACCCGCGGGACAAGCCGCTCACCGAGCACGCGCACGAGCGGCTGGCCACCATCGCCCAGCACACCGAGCTGGGCGCCGGCATGTATGTGGCGATGAAGGACCTGGAGATCCGCGGCGCCGGCAACCTGCTCGGCGGCGAGCAGTCCGGGCACATCGAGGGCGTCGGCTTCGATCTCTACGTGCGGATGGTCGGCGAGGCGGTCAGCGCGTTCAAGGGCGAGCGCCCCGAGGAGGAGCCCGAGGTCAAGATCGACCTGCCGGTCGACGCGCACCTGCCCACCGAGTACATCGCCGTCGAGCGGCTGCGCCTGGAGATGTACCGCAAGCTCGCCGAGGCCCGCGACGACGCCCGCCTGGAGGAGGTGATCGCCGAGATGACCGACCGGTACGGCGAGCCGCCCGCCCCGGTGGTCAACCTGATCGCGGTCGCCCGGTTCCGCCAGCTGGCCCGCGCCTACGGCCTGACCGACGTCTCGATGCAGGGCAAGCACCTGCGGTTCGCCCCGCTCGCCCTGCCCGACTCCAAGCAGCTGCGGCTCAAGCGCTACCACCCGGACTCCGTCTACAAGCCGGCGAACGACCAGGTCAGCGTGCCGCGCCCGAGCACCCGGCGGGTCGGCGGCGAGCCGCTGCGCGATCAGGAGCTGTTGCAGTGGTGCGCCCAGCTGCTCAAGGACGTGCTCGGCGAGGCGCCCGCCCCGGCCCGGGTGTGA